From Salvia splendens isolate huo1 chromosome 3, SspV2, whole genome shotgun sequence, a single genomic window includes:
- the LOC121796079 gene encoding bromodomain and WD repeat-containing protein 3-like, with amino-acid sequence MALRKYIPSGNATPINIKSLSFSNKEIGKANEADLQRRPTEADVDIDLREVYFLIMHFLSAGPCHRTYGQFWNELLEHQLLPRRYHSWYSRSGLPSGNENDDGISFPLSYNKLVERHPHVEKDHLVKLLKQLLLGAVAHTQDVIGENIVNAASVPTLLGTGSFSLLASDHNGRENKSRHPPSYMRWPHKLTGQVHGLGLREIGGGFTRHHRAPCIRAACYAIAKPSTMVQKMQNLKSVRGHRNAVYCAIFDRSGRYVITGSDDRLVKIWSMETAYCLASCRGHEGDITDLAVNVNNTLIASASNDCIIRVWRLPDGLPISVLRGHTGAVTAIAFSPRPGAFYQLLSSSDDGTCRIWDARYSNTAPRTYSPKPPEPLAGRNNVPTGITQQTHQIFCCAFNASGTVFVTGSSDTLARVWNACKPSTDDSEQPNHEIDVLSGHENDVNYVQFSGCAVAARVSSSDTSKEDALPKFKNTWFNHDNIVTCSRDGSAIIWMPRSRRSHGKTGRWIRAYHLKVPPPQISPQAPRGGPRQRVLPTPRGVNMIAWSLDNRFVLAAIMDCRICVWNAVDGSLVHSLTGHTDSTYVLDVHPFNPRIAMSAGYDGKTILWDIWEGTPIRTYEIGPFKLVDGKFSSDGTSIILSDDVGQLYILSTGQGESQRDAKYDQFFLGDYRPLIHDTHGNVLDQETQLAPYRRNMQDLLCDSGMIPYPEPYQSTYQQRRLGALGIEWRPSSLRFAVGPDFTLDPDFQMLPIADLETLIVPLPEFVDAMDWEPPVEIRSDDNDSEYNMAEDDSSGWEQGSLNLDSDELESSSENSEVEDLLRDDRRRSKRKKQKVEIMTSSGRRVKRRNLDQSDDSTIKNNRTRKSRNGKKAKRKKSSSKSRPQRAAARNALHLFSRITGASADGDINGSDHNSSESESALQDSSFESEESDASLPIEWYENLKRKEISLDHAVSTEQTHPESHLPGNRKKLILKLPNRDSTKFASQQNIGLNGQYAVASSSSRNFQEVNTNKYSEEDCHDVGVDGHTGKRSHMDLLRGCKDGSITWVGARSRTSKRLKIGESSASGLFSRSGPVRHHEIITENTANDLSTFTEGNSSQHPNIGIQGHEGCLEDKKEITREISAPGSPERAENVEGPLALHEVNDGGASSSQCHEVCNGSTVPSVACINETENGLKLKENGVQTPTKLRIKSSSLTRDIDNKPSSISIDIGIDPRKAIAGDTVMPCESKDAENNLDVQVSGDVKIDMPYSENKDQYGGLGSDGLINGSSSKSELEDSPKLDSTKRMFTAVYRRLKPSRGRSNPEGDSGSMGPSTSNTGNLDEIEVPRECIRKARSIRVRSTARDLASSVGNFAFMEPHDNSEDTSNDVAKASPSRGEDNSSGDWKSLPRNSTRLRSARAKRSSNYTHGNSPPRKSNQTGRSSWLMLSAHEEGSRYIPQLGDDVVYLRQGHQEYIHHMHVRNPGPWETIRLDIRAVEFCKVEKLEYATLPGSGESCCRMTLKFVDPTSDVDGQSFNLTLPEISGFPDFLVEKSRYDASMARNWTSRSKCQVWWKNEGEEDGSWWEGRVVSIKAKSPEFPDSPWEKYAVKYRSEPGVHNHSPWELHDSCTDMEQPQIDERIRKTLINAFSKLEKSGYKSQDYYGVNKMKQASQKTKFINRFPVPLSLEVIESRLENNYYRSLDALKHDFEVMLSNAESYSGKNVELSSKLRRLSDWFHKILAAL; translated from the exons ATGGCTCTCAGGAAATATATCCCCAGTGGTAATGCAACTCCTATCAATATTAAATCCTTGAGTTTCTCTAACAAGGAGATTGGGAAAGCCAATGAGGCAGATTTGCAGAGAAGACCCACTGAAGCTGATGTGGATATCGACCTCAGAGAGGTATATTTTCTTATCATGCATTTCCTCTCAGCTGGACCTTGCCACAGGACTTATGGGCAGTTCTGGAATGAACTGTTGGAGCACCAACTTTTACCTAGAAGATATCATTCATGGTATTCACGTAGTGGTCTGCCCAGTGGAAATGAAAATGATGATGGCATATCATTTCCCCTAAGTTATAATAAGTTGGTGGAAAG GCATCCTCATGTTGAAAAAGATCACCTGGTAAAGCTTCTGAAACAGTTACTCCTTGGTGCAGTTGCTCATACACAAGATGTCATTGGTGAAAATATAGTGAATGCAGCTAGTGTTCCTACGCTTCTAGGAACTGGATCTTTTTCACTTTTGGCCA GTGATCACAATGGGAGGGAGAACAAAAGTAGGCATCCCCCAAGCTACATGCGCTGGCCTCACAAATTGACAGGTCAAGTACATGGATTAGGTTTAAGGGAAATTGGTGGTGGTTTTACTAGGCATCATCGTGCGCCATGTATACGTGCTGCTTGCTATGCTATTGCAAAACCGTCCACTATGGTTCAGAAGATGCAAAATCTTAAAAGTGTGAGAGGACATCGTAATGCTGTTTATTGTG CCATTTTTGATCGATCAGGGAGATATGTGATTACTGGTTCCGATGACCGTCTTGTTAAAATTTGGTCAATGGAAACTGCATATTGCTTGGCCAGCTGTCGAGGGCATGAA GGTGACATAACTGACCTGGCTGTGAATGTGAACAACACTCTGATTGCTTCTGCTTCCAACGACTGCATAATTCGAGTT TGGCGCCTGCCCGATGGGTTACCGATCTCTGTATTACGAGGTCATACAGGAGCTGTCACCGCTATTGCCTTCAGTCCTAGACCAGGCGCTTTCTATCAGCTTTTGTC GTCCTCTGATGATGGAACTTGTCGAATTTGGGATGCTAGATATTCCAACACCGCACCACGTACATATTCACCAAAGCCTCCTGAGCCTTTAGCTG GGAGAAACAATGTTCCTACTGGCATCACTCAACAGACCCACCAGATTTTCTGTTGTGCATTTAATGCTAGCGGAACAGTTTTTGTGACCGGCAGCTCAGACACTCTTGCAAGG GTGTGGAATGCCTGTAAACCCAGCACTGATGATTCAGAGCAACCCAACCATGAGATAGATGTCTTATCTGGTCATGAGAATGATGTAAATTATGTACAATTCAG TGGTTGTGCAGTGGCTGCTCGTGTTTCGTCATCAGATACCTCAAAGGAAGATGCAttaccaaaatttaaaaatacatg GTTCAATCATGATAATATAGTTACCTGCTCTCGTGATGGCAGTGCAATCATTTGGATGCCAAGATCACGGAGATCACAT GGAAAAACTGGAAGGTGGATTAGAGCATATCACCTGAAAGTTCCACCACCTCAAATTTCCCCTCAAGCGCCCCGAGGGGGTCCACGTCAGAGAGTTCTTCCTACCCCTCGGGGTGTCAATATGATTGCATGGAGTTTAGATAATCGTTTTGTTCTCGCAGCTATCATGG ATTGCAGGATATGTGTATGGAATGCTGTTGATGGTAGCTTAGTGCATTCACTGACTGGCCATACTGATTCT ACTTATGTACTGGATGTGCACCCATTCAATCCTCGAATAGCAATGAGTGCAGGATATGATGGGAAAACAATACTATGGGAT ATATGGGAAGGTACACCAATTCGCACATATGAAATTGGCCCATTCAAGCTAGTTGATGGAAAGTTTTCATC AGATGGGACATCTATAATTCTGTCTGATGATGTTGGCCAATTATATATATTGAGCACTGGTCAAGGTGAATCACAGAGAGATGCTAAATATGACCAG TTCTTTCTAGGGGATTATAGGCCTCTTATTCATGACACACATGGAAATGTTCTTGACCAG GAAACACAGCTTGCTCCTTATCGGAGGAATATGCAAGATCTCCTGTGCGATTCTG GTATGATACCATATCCGGAACCTTATCAGAGTACTTACCAACAACGACGGCTTGGTGCTCTTGGAATTGAGTGGCGCCCTTCATCTTTAAGATTTGCTGTTGGGCCAGATTTTACTCTGGACCCAGATTTTCAAATGCTTCCCATTGCAGATTTGGAGACATTAATAGTTCCACTACCGGAGTTCGTTGATGCAATGGATTGGGAACCACCAGTTGAGATTCGTAGTGATGATAATGATTCAGAATATAATATGGCAGAGGACGACTCATCTGGATGGGAGCAAGGAAGCTTAAATTTGGATTCTGATGAGTTAGAAAGCAGCTCCGAGAACAGTGAGGTTGAGGACTTGCTCCGAGATGACCGTCGTAGATCCAAGAGAAAGAAGCAGAAG GTGGAGATTATGACATCTTCCGGGAGGCGTGTGAAGAGGAGAAATTTGGACCAGAGTGATGATAGTACAATTAAGAACAACCGCACTAGGAAATCACGGAATGGAAAAAAAGCTAAACGTAAGAAGTCCTCATCAAAGTCAAGGCCTCAGAGAGCAGCTGCTAGAAACGCACTTCATCTGTTCTCTCGAATAACAGGGGCATCTGCAGATGGAGATATAAATGGCTCTGATCACAATTCATCTGAAAGTGAATCAGCACTGCAGGACTCAAGCTTTGAAAGTGAAGAATCAGATGCATCCTTGCCAATTGAGTGGTATGAAAATCTTAAGAGGAAAGAAATATCATTGGACCATGCAGTGAGCACAGAGCAAACTCATCCTGAATCTCACTTGCCTGGAAACAGGAAGAAGTTGATTCTGAAATTGCCAAACCGCGACTCAACTAAATTTGCTTCCCAACAAAACATCGGGTTGAATGGGCAATATGCTGTAGCAAGCTCATCATCGAGAAATTTTCAGGAAgtcaacacaaataaatattctGAAGAGGACTGTCACGATGTTGGTGTTGATGGTCATACCGGGAAGAGAAGCCATATGGATCTTCTTAGAGGATGCAAAGATGGCTCAATTACTTGGGTAGGGGCCAGATCTCGCACCTCTAAGAGGTTGAAGATTGGAGAATCTTCAGCATCAGGTTTATTTTCGAGATCTGGTCCAGTTCGTCATCACGAAATTATCACAGAAAATACTGCTAATGACCTTTCAACCTTTACAGAGGGCAATAGTTCACAGCACCCAAAtattgggatccaaggtcatgaAGGATGTTTAGAAGATAAGAAAGAGATAACTCGTGAGATTAGTGCACCTGGAAGTCCAGAGAGAGCAGAAAATGTCGAGGGGCCCTTGGCATTGCATGAGGTGAACGATGGTGGGGCTTCCTCAAGTCAGTGCCATGAGGTCTGCAATGGCTCAACAGTACCTTCTGTCGCCTGCATAAATGAGACTGAGAACGGACTCAAATTGAAGGAAAATGGTGTTCAAACCCCAACAAAGTTGCGAATTAAGTCTAGTAGTCTTACAAGAGATATTGATAATAAGCCTAGTAGTATTTCAATAGATATTGGTATTGATCCCAGAAAAGCAATTGCAGGAGATACTGTCATGCCATGTGAAAGCAAGGATGCAGAAAATAATTTGGATGTACAAGTTTCTGGCGATGTCAAAATAGACATGCCTTACTCTGAAAACAAAGATCAATATGGAGGACTAGGGTCAGATGGTCTTATAAATGGATCTTCATCCAAGTCTGAGTTGGAAGACTCGCCAAAATTGGATTCAACTAAAAGGATGTTTACAGCCGTTTATAGAAGGCTAAAGCCTTCAAGAGGTCGGAGTAATCCAGAAGGGGACTCTGGTAGTATGGGACCAAGCACGTCGAATACTGGAAACCTTGATGAGATTGAGGTTCCTCGAGAATGTATTCGTAAGGCCAGGTCTATCCGGGTGAGATCAACTGCTCGTGATCTAGCCTCATCAGTAGGCAACTTCGCATTTATGGAACCCCATGATAATTCTGAAGATACATCGAATGATGTTGCCAAGGCTTCTCCAAGCAGAGGCGAAGATAACTCTTCGGGAGACTGGAAATCATTACCCAGAAACTCCACTAGATTAAGATCCGCAAGAGCCAAGAGAAGCAGCAATTATACTCATGGCAATAGTCCTCCAAGGAAATCAAACCAGACTGGAAGAAGCTCCTGGTTAATGCTGTCTGCTCATGAGGAAGGGTCTCGGTATATACCTCAACTAGGGGATGACGTTGTGTATTTGCGACAG GGCCATCAAGAGTACATACATCACATGCACGTGAGGAATCCGGGCCCTTGGGAAACTATTAGGCTGGACATACGAGCTGTGGAATTTTGTAAGGTTGAGAAGCTCGAATATGCAACGCTTCCTGGTTCTGGGGAGAGCTGCTGCAGAATGACCCTTAAATTTGTAGACCCTACTTCCGATGTAGATGGCCAATCATTTAATCTGACTCTACCAGAAATTTCTGGTTTTCCGGATTTTCTGGTTGAGAAAAGTAGGTATGATGCATCTATGGCAAGAAATTGGACCTCTAGAAGTAAATGTCAAGTATGGTGGAAGAATGAGGGTGAGGAAGATGGGAGTTGGTGGGAAGGTCGAGTTGTAAGCATCAAGGCCAAATCTCCTGAATTCCCAGACAGTCCATGGGAAAAGTATGCTGTAAAGTACAGAAGTGAGCCTGGTGTACATAATCACAGTCCCTGGGAACTCCACGATTCCTGTACTGACATGGAGCAGCCTCAGATTGACGAGCGTATAAGAAAAACTCTCATTAATGCTTTTAGCAAGCTGGAGAAGTCCGGATACAAATCTCAG GATTATTATGGGGTTAACAAGATGAAGCAAGCTTCTCAAAAGACTAAATTTATTAACAG GTTCCCCGTCCCCTTGTCTCTTGAAGTCATTGAGTCGAGGTTAGAGAACAATTACTATAGGAGTTTGGATGCGTTGAAGCACGATTTTGAAGTTATGCTGTCGAATGCGGAGTCATATAGCGGGAAAAATGTGGAGCTCTCGTCAAAGCTGAGACGACTGTCGGACTGGTTCCATAAGATCCTAGCGGCTTTGTAG
- the LOC121797037 gene encoding putative F-box protein At3g10430 has product MERLVVKRFNGNNHHLTVLSPQILYGNHETFNPSFMHKYQSMSLNSCGGLLSFDDFNGNIVLCNLTTQELKHLPPSNVPRPPGITRTISHGSGFGYDLKSNDYKVITYMLHYWEDEEGHYLDDTTKVELYSLGSNSWKEIQSPHSMNCPKSGSAFVNGSYYRMACLDSGVVVESFDFASETLSSFPLPPNIEGSDSAFHLVKFDDSSLGAVGYERRSGATKAFELWVWREGKWGRVYGVANLSHVERPLGLRNGRLLFLERKMSDHLSHLVVYDWITKELKKLEIYDYPGYMSISSYVESGFALPDSRPIN; this is encoded by the coding sequence ATGGAAAGGCTAGTTGTGAAACGTTTCAATGGTAACAACCATCATCTAACAGTTCTTTCTCCCCAAATCTTGTATGGAAACCATGAAACTTTCAACCCTTCCTTCATGCACAAATATCAATCAATGTCTCTCAATAGCTGTGGTGGTTTGTTATCTTTCGATGACTTCAACGGCAACATTGTTCTTTGCAACTTAACAACTCAAGAGCTTAAACACCTCCCCCCCTCCAACGTGCCCCGCCCTCCCGGGATAACCCGGACCATCTCCCACGGCAGCGGATTCGGGTATGACCTCAAATCCAATGACTACAAAGTCATAACCTACATGCTCCATTACTGGGAGGACGAGGAAGGCCACTACCTCGATGACACGACAAAAGTCGAGTTATACTCCCTTGGAAGCAATTCATGGAAGGAGATCCAGAGCCCTCATTCCATGAATTGCCCCAAGTCGGGCTCAGCATTTGTCAACGGGAGTTACTACCGGATGGCGTGTCTTGACTCGGGTGTCGTGGTTGAGTCATTTGATTTTGCTAGCGAGACGTTGTCGTCCTTCCCCTTGCCACCAAACATTGAGGGGTCGGACTCTGCCTTTCACCTTGTCAAGTTTGATGACTCGTCGTTGGGGGCTGTTGGGTACGAGAGGAGGTCGGGCGCTACTAAGGCGTTCGAGCTTTGGGTGTGGAGAGAGGGGAAGTGGGGTAGAGTGTATGGTGTTGCTAACCTTTCTCATGTGGAGAGGCCATTGGGGTTGAGGAATGGTAGATTGCTTTTTCTtgaaagaaaaatgagtgaTCACTTAAGTCATTTGGTGGTTTATGATTGGATTACCAAAGAGTTGAAGAAACTTGAGATATATGACTATCCGGGTTATATGAGTATTAGTTCATATGTTGAGAGTGGATTTGCACTACCGGATTCAAGGCCAATCAATTAA
- the LOC121793631 gene encoding serine carboxypeptidase-like 50, producing MASPPPLLFLVPVLVLVLISSASAITYPKEALPTKSGYLTVNSTTGSAIFYTYYESQSPPKNTPNSQTPILIWLQGGPGCSSMLANYFELGPWLVNQQVKLDSNPNSWNKQFGLLFLDNPIGTGFSIAATPDEIPRDQNSVANHLYIAITKFISLDKSFKTRPIYITGESYAGKYLPALGYYILKKNAISSYEKRINLAGVAIGNGLTDPEIQVQDHAITAFHLGLINEKQKAQLEKLQLKTVAFIKRRKWSDASDARADVLATLTNMSGLATLYDVRKLAPYPNNVLVSFLNDEGVKRALHVPGNITFSKCSTAVADAMQEDIMKSVRPMVEWLVKRTRVLLYQGQTDLRDGPTSTAAWVREMRWEGIGGYLGAEKEVWRVGGLLAGYVQRWERFSNVVVLNAGHLVPTDQPLNSQIMMQDWVLEKGLFGGGGKV from the coding sequence ATGGCTTCTCCACCACCACTCCTCTTCCTTGTCCCCGTCCTCGTCCTCGTCCTCATCTCCTCCGCCTCCGCAATAACCTACCCGAAAGAAGCCCTCCCCACCAAATCCGGCTACCTAACCGTTAACTCCACCACCGGCTCCGCCATCTTTTACACATACTATGAATCTCAATCCCCTCCCAAAAACACACCAAATTCTCAAACCCCGATCTTGATCTGGCTCCAAGGCGGGCCCGGGTGCTCCTCAATGCTCGCAAACTACTTCGAATTGGGCCCATGGCTCGTAAACCAACAAGTAAAGCTCGACTCAAATCCAAATTCTTGGAACAAACAATTTGGCCTACTTTTCCTCGATAACCCCATCGGCACGGGTTTCAGTATCGCTGCCACACCCGATGAAATACCCCGCGACCAAAATTCCGTTGCTAATCACCTTTACATCGCTATCACAAAATTCATATCCCTCGACAAGTCGTTCAAAACCCGGCCCATCTACATCACCGGCGAGAGCTACGCCGGCAAATATCTGCCGGCGCTTGGCTACTACATCTTGAAAAAAAATGCAATCTCGTCTTACGAAAAGAGGATCAATCTGGCAGGTGTGGCCATTGGAAACGGCCTAACCGACCCGGAAATCCAAGTCCAAGACCACGCGATCACAGCCTTCCATTTGGGCCTGATCAACGAAAAGCAAAAGGCCCAATTAGAAAAATTACAACTAAAAACCGTCGCTTTCATAAAGAGACGGAAATGGAGCGACGCTTCTGACGCAAGAGCAGATGTGCTGGCGACGCTGACAAACATGTCTGGCCTCGCCACGCTCTACGACGTCAGGAAGCTGGCCCCGTACCCCAACAACGTGCTGGTCAGCTTCCTGAACGACGAGGGTGTGAAGCGGGCCCTACACGTCCCGGGCAACATCACTTTCTCCAAATGCAGCACGGCGGTGGCGGATGCGATGCAGGAGGACATAATGAAGAGCGTGAGGCCGATGGTGGAGTGGCTGGTGAAGAGGACGAGGGTGCTCCTGTATCAGGGGCAGACGGATTTGAGGGACGGGCCCACGTCGACGGCGGCGTGGGTGAGGGAGATGAGGTGGGAGGGGATTGGGGGGTATTTGGGGGCGGAGAAGGAGGTGTGGAGGGTGGGTGGGTTGCTGGCGGGGTATGTGCAGAGGTGGGAGAGGTTTAGCAATGTGGTGGTGTTGAATGCTGGCCATCTTGTGCCTACTGATCAGCCTTTGAATTCTCAAATTATGATGCAAGATTGGGTGTTGGAGAAGGGCTTGTTTGGTGGTGGTGGAAAAGTGTGA